The genomic region ggtgggaaacgatctaggaagacgccctgaggctgtctagccagcaaaaacgcgaaaattccagaagtagttaaagtgaacaatgaccaTGTGTCTTTcagtttaatttgtttttgcaaACACTACAACAGTCACCCCGTAGAAACGTTTCTTCTGAATAAAATGCACTTTTTAGCTCAccttaaaatgaaaaattgagcaaaacatgttaatttttttttaatgaagcgattttggtaattgttcactttaagtaggtacttctggaattttcgcgttttttctcgctagacagcctcaggacgtcctcctacatcgttttccaccagtcaaaccttgtgcaaatgaaaattttccttaccctttagttatactaagacttggcgcgaccttgaaacacaaccaagagagaaaaaaaggcatttgcacaaggtttgaatggtgggacacgatctaggaggacgccctgaggctgtctagccagaaaaaacgcgaaaatttcagaagtagttaaagtgaacaattaccgcgatttttttaaaaactgggCTAGTCACCTTATTTCAAACAAGACAACAAACAAATCAACAAATCGGACCAAAACGTACATGATCCAGAAAAGCCTGTTCAAtctttaataaatctggcaacggTGTAAGTACATCAACAAAAGTATTCTGTTTGGGGCACGGAGCGCGCACTATTAGGACTTTAAACTGCAACATTACCAAAATCTATATGAAGCTTCAGTGGATGTAAAAAATACGACATTTGATCAAATCTCATTATTTATGAATGGTTATTTCCATACTGAAGTACTGAACTAGAACTTGACGATTTTAATCCTTACGTGTTGGTGTCTGTCCTATGAAATTTGGTAACAAATGACAAATCTTACGTTGTAAATTGGTTAGATTATGTAAAACAGTGAATAGTTCGTGACGTCAACACTTTCCCTCCATTTTATTTGAGCATAAGCAGGaaacacataaataaaacattcacTAGGTTATCAATCAATATGTTATTAATGACATTCTGGTGACTCAAAACAAAACGCTTTCACGTGCTCAATTGACTTCTGTCGAGTTAgtgaaagaaaattttgagaaagaGCTAGATGATCGTTATATTTTGTCTTGTCCTTTGTTCTTTGTTGGATTACAGAAGTAACAAATTATCGAAATATCGATTAAGCTGTGGCGACGTTGAGAACACAGTTAAATCTACCACACAAAAAGGTATTTCACACATTAAACGAGTGCATATTTATGTAAGCTAATTGCAATTCAGCACcttgaaagcaaaataatCACTGAAACAATCGACTATTCCTTTATAATTACCTGATGTCTTCAGCATCACACAAatcgaataaaataatatttcacaCTTGAAACACTCGTACAACACACTTCACAAGAATTTTTCGTTGAatcttattttcaaaatgtgtacCAGACGGCACAAAAATGATAACAACAACATAGCATTATTAGTCACATGTTTGGTGATTTTATAGAGGTTTTTACAGCCGTCGGGTTGGTACCTCATGGTaatcaaaaattgtgtaattaCTCATAGATTTTCATAACGGATTTATCATCAGTGGAACATACTAATTTGGGATTATCCATTTTACGCAGGACACCTGTTATCATGAGAGGTCgtaaatttccgataaaataATGATCGAAGACTGATCCATGATCGCCAACCTTGACGATGTTGCGTCGCGATCGCGAAAAACCCTGAACTTTCAAGGTTAAAAATATGCTACAGCTGATGCAGAGATCGTCTCAGTTTagaattaacaattttaatcacaCGAAAACTACATGAAATTGTAAAAGTCAGCAACCAAATCACATTGCACTCGTCGATATTTAAAGCCAAGTGTAAGTGTTTGCAGTGGTCTCGACACGGggtaaaaaaattcttgttttgaagTACACATAAGGGAGGGGTAATGAATTCGCTGTTTGTTTATCAATCGGCATTGTTATCACACTAATTTTGATCGATAAATGCTTGATTGACAAAATTGGGAAAGCCAACCCctttgagaaaaaaatcatttgtcTGTTTGAAAGACATAACCTTACTTTCCGTCTGTAACGCAAATACACATTTTTCGTGTTTTCAGGCGAGATCATCGCTAGATTTTAGGATTTTCAATTTGCAATGCCACGTAGTAAACGTAGATCAACGACAGAAATGAGTTCTAATGAAGATGACAGATATGCATCTAAAAGGCTACGAAACTCAAGGTATGTATTCACCCCCTTATCAGCCGCTTGAACGGTTCAGTGAAATGTTAGCTTTAAATTAAGACTACCGGGTTAGTCATTTAATCAGATCAATCTCCCACAAATTCGTTTCTTGTGGTGCCCCCTTATGCGACATTATAGTAGAAACTTGACATTTTCTATCAGTTGTGAGATTTCATTCCATCAAATAGTAAATACAAAGCGCGAGGAATGAAACGACTAAGTACAATTAGGGTAGCAGAAATTCGGCATGTAAGTTTGAGAACCATAACCTCACATTTTcgtattagaaaaattttatgtaacatTATGGCAAGTGTTGGATCATTGTTACGACGAGAGGCTGAATCTGCCGTTCGAGTGTTGGTCGTGACTGACatacaaacattttcttaAACCCCCTTCCAGCGTGAgacatttgaaattgtcaaacaggtgtcaaaatttctagaCCGAATTTTTCTCGATGGGTTTGCAATGTTTGCATTAGCGATTACGGCGCAGGCGTTCCAATGAATATATTTTGGAGCGTCCGTTTCGAACGTGAATTTCCTTAGCCCGACCGTGAGACtatttttaactgttttatccgctgacagtatttttaaaacactcgTTTCATTGATGGTTTTGATTGGTCACTGTTGACAGCTGTATGGACAATGAAGAGTAGGTTTCCGTCGTAGTTTTAGAtcggtgaaaaaaaaatgtggattcTTTTCCAGCTCGCGACGGGTTTCTCGCGTCGAGGAGGCCCAGTCGTTCAGTCAGAAACGGTGCTTGGCTTGGTTCAGGGAATACACAACACCGGACGATCCAGACACGTTAGGACCAGAAGGAATGGAGAAATTTTGTGAAGACATTGGAGTCGAACCAGAGAACGTTGTTATGTTAGTTTTAGCTTTTAAAATGCAAGCCAGGCAAATGGGGTTTTTCACTAAAGAAGAGTGGTTGAAAGGACTAGGCGAGATGCAGTGTGATTCAATACAGAAATTGCAATACAGACTGGACTATTTACGTTGTCTTCTAAAtgatcaaaatatatttaaggCCATCTATCGATACGCGTATGATTTTGCTAGGGTAAGTGCGACTGCTTGTCCGatcatgtcaaaaattttgcctTTTCTAGGATAAAGATCAAAGAAGCATGGACATGGAAACTGCTAAAGCGATGCTTCAGCTATTGCTGGGCAAACATTGGGCTCTTTACACGCAGTTCAGTCAGTTCCTTGATCAGTCAAAGTACAAAGTTATAAATAAGGACCAGTGGTGTAATATTCTCGAATTTTCACGGACCATCTACAATGACCTATCTAATTATGACGTAGATGGCGCTTGTAAGCATATTGACAATATTGACAGTCACTTGTCCAAAAacacacttttattttttcagggCCGGTAATGTTAGATGAATTTGTAGAATGGCTGAAAGCGTCAAGAGCTAAAGTCGCCATAAGTTGAGATTTAGtcatttaagtttttttttaaacactgtaaattattttgttacagAATCATGATTATACATACCTAATTCATCTTATACTGGAAGTGATTCTAATTTATATAcagaactaattttttttgcaacactTTACAACAATTTAGCAACTTCCAGTTTCAAATTCTAATTGCGATGTATCATGATGAAGAAactgtgtaataaaaatctaatgTTTAGAAATTTGTCTATAACAGTGTAACTCAGACGAACTGACTTAGTTAATTTATTATGTAAGTGTAAGTTTTGGTATTATTtcactgaaaaaaaaactcactgacAGAgaagtaaattaattttgtatgttttttgttgtacaataAATCTACATAAGTTTaggaaatataaataaattccattaGAAATCAGGTTTATTTGCAATACCTGTCCGCTTTCATTTTACTCCTTCTGTCTAAGAGAGTCTCATGGAAACTTCCCTCTTCTTTCGCTTTTTTCAATTCAGATTTGTCCTCTTTGCAAATCCGCAAACGCTTGTCTTGGAATTTTTGGAActttttactaaaaaaaaaccatTAGATTGACATATGGGGTGAGATGTGACACTTACACATAATTAATTTCCACCTGTTCAAGAGCCCCTTGTTCCTCTGCAGGAACATCTTTCAGTGGATTCACATCTTTAACAGTTTGGGATCTAATCTGTAACATATGTGCTGAACCTGCTTTCTTGTCTGCAGCTATTATAGCATCATCTTCATCATTAACACTCATAAAGCAATTAGAGTAGCTTTGCAGCGCCATTTTACCACTCTGAAATATTAGGTGCAGGGTCAACTGTgacaaaatttgaattatttaacctcaaaaactGGCTCCCATTGTTCCATGGCACCGATGGCGTCAGAGCGTCCCGTAACAATTCCATCTTTTTCTGCACTTAGGTACTTTCCATATCCAGATTTGAAGGCAACTTTTCGTTCATCAATCAGAACGGCTGTTAAAATTTCTTCAGGCGAGGGACCTTCACCCTCATCATGTGGGGCACCCAATGTGAACAAACCATTATCTAAAGCCTTAACGTAAGTGTGTTTTCCAAATTCTATAGCCACAGGCCCCGTGATTTCTTCACTTTTTGTCACTTTCCACCAATTGCCGTGAGTCACACAGTCCGCGTCAACTTTCGGGGCCGAATGTACGCGTTTGCTTTTATGTTTACGTTTTTTTGATCTGCAAAAAATTAGGTTAAACATTTTACTTCCTTTGTGTATTATATTCTTACTTGTTTTTTTCACctttcaaaactaatttaccaCCGCGTACTTGCTCGTATTCAGACATTTTCACTGTTTAAAGTATGTCCATGTCCTACCTtcaaaatgaacaaatttatttcatgtAAGTAAAACTAGGTTATGTTCAAGTTCAATGGTTCATTTCCTTTTGTTGGTAGTTGGTACGCATGCGCCTTGGTTTGACAGAAGTTGTTCCCTGACAGAACTGTCAATTCCAAGGTTATGTAAATGGAACAAATCAATGTTTCTTGTTGTTTGttatattaaaaatggaaGTGTTCAATAAATTATATTCTCAAGTGAGCAGTTCAGTGAGCAGTACTGTATCGCAGTTATCTGGAGTTCTTCCTGGAAATCCTGTAACTAGAGAGTTTGACGCAACCACCCATATCGCCTCAGCAGGCCCAGGTACTGACTGTTTATAGTAGCAAAAGTGtatttaatttatgaaaaaatgtaggACTGGTGTGGAAAGTGTACAAGGGTTGTAAGCGCTCCACTAAGCAAGAAGCGTCGATTTTCGTGTTCGAGAAACGTCAGCTGGAAAAATGGAACAAGTCAGATCGAGAAATAATTCTAGAAAGTCTGCGGCGCGGAGTGACGCAACTGACGAAAATACGTCACCCGCAAATCTTGACGGTTCAACATCCCCTAGAGGAGAGCCGTGAGAGTCTAGCATTTGCAACTGAGCCAGTTTTTGCAAGTTTAGCTAATGTTCTTGGGAAAACAACCAACATGCCTCAACCCGCCAACATGTCTGATTACAAACTATACGACATTGAAATCAAATATGGCCTGTTGCAAATAAGTGAAGGATTAGCGTTCTTGCATAACGACGTAAAATTGTTGCACAAGAATGTGTGCCCTGAGAGCATCGTAATCAACAAACAAGGAGCATGGAAAATTTTTGGATTGGATTTTTGCGTGCACAACACGAACCCCGCAAATCTGCCACCGTCGTATCCACATGAAGGGTTTTGCCCTACTTTACCTGACATTTGCCAAAGCAATCTCGAGTACCTAGCTCCTGAATGCGTTTTAACTCAAAACCATTCGCCCGCTAGCGACATGTTTTCAGTCGGTATGTTAGCCTACATGCTGAACTCTCCAGGAAACCAGCCGTATTCGCCAGTAAAGGACCTTCAGCAGTTTCGCGCCAGGACTCAGCAACTGAAGAATCTAAATCTTGGGAAGCTACAGTGCGTCCCTGAAGCGCTACGCGAATACGTCAAGTTGTTGCTGAACGTGAGTCCGGAGATTAGACCAGATGCGCATCAGTTCATCAAAGTGAGTAAAGTCTAAAAATGTGAATTGTGCTAAACTGGTACTGTTCCAGATTCCTTATTTCGACGATGTGGGGATTAAGACGTTGACGTATCTGGATTCGCTTCTTCAGTGGGACAACTTGCAAAAGTCCCAGTTTTATAAAGGACTACCGGAAGCTCTTCCTAAGCTGCCGCAGCGCGTCAAAGTCCAGAGAGTCCTGTCGTGTCTTTCACGCGACTTGACTCAACCGGCGATGGTACCGTTCGTATTGCCGAGTATTTTGGATATTGCGCAGGAGTGCACCAAGGAGGAGTATTGCTCTTACGTCCTGCCACATCTCAAACCCGTCATGAAACTTATGGAACCGATTCAGGTAAGTGGCAGTGTAGCCAAGGAAGAGACAACAGTTCTCTCTTCTATTCAGATTTTGTTGATCATGTTACAACGCATGGAGTTACTCCTGAAACTGACGCCAGCGGAGGACGTCCAACAACACGTCCTACCGATGTTGTACCGAGGTCTCGATTCAGACACTCCTCAAGTTCACGAACTCTGTCTGTCCGTCCTTCCGACCTTCGCCGGCCTCTTAGATCATTCCAACGTTAAAAACAGTCTCCTCCCTCGAATCAAGCGCCTCTGTCTCTCCACATCTAGTCTCTCCGTCAGAGTCAACTGCTTGTTATGCGTGGGTCGTCTTCTGGAACACTTAGACAAGTGGTTGGTCCTCGACGAAATCCTTCCGTTCCTCCCGCAAATCCCATCCCGCGAACCCGCAGTTCTCATGGGAATCTTGGGTATTTACAAACTGGCGATGAACCACAAGAAACTCGGAATCAGCAAAGAGGTGATAGCGACCAGGATTCTTCCGTTTTTGATGCCACTGTGCATCGAAAACGGCCTCACACTGGTCCAGTTCAACGCTTTGGTGGCGCTGGTGAAAGACATGTTTCAACTGGTCGAGACCGAACACCGCACCAAGTTGGAACAGTTGAATTCGGTCAAAGACGAGCAGAAGGTGTTGGCAGCGGCGATGCCCTCGATTCAACCCTCCAACAAGCCGCAAGAGTTGGACCAAGCCTTCACCGGTTTAGGGTTGGATTCGTTTGTTTCGATGAGTTCAGGCGAAAAACAAAAGGTTGCCAAACAGCAAGACAGTTTCAAGGCGTTCACGAGGCAACCTGCTTTGGAACCTGTCAAACCGGTCGCGACCAATCCGATTTCTCCGCCGAAAAATCTGGCGTCATCTCTGATGTCTGATTGGACGAATGCTAACGCTCAGGGCGGGAATGTTGGATTTGGGGGCGGGGCACCGACGATGAACGCCAATATGATGTTCACTCCGCaacaaaatcattttcattCTCCAAGTACCTGGAGTAGTAATAATCACGCCAACAGGAGTAACAATGCGCCGCAGAATTGGAACGCGTTGGATAAACTCTTACCGGTTAATAACGCAAAAATACCGATGAATCAGATGATTCCGCAGAAACAACCACTGATTCCTAGTCCTAACGTCGGGTTGGCAAATCCCAACAACAATGCGCTGTCAAAGGATGACATTATGGATTTGTTAAGTTaatttatatcttttttaattatttctgtttATGATTGAAATTGTGATGTGCTAAGTTTCCATTTCGTTACAAATAAAACGTCCGAGTAGCAGTGCAGTTAATTGACAATTTCCTGCATGTTTTCCTTCCTTTAAAGCGTTTAAACAGTAAGTGGTTCGAATGTGACCATGTCAAACGGTAGGTCAAAAAATGTACTGTCGCCAcctttattacaattttttaattacttgaCAGGGACATTGGCGAGCGTCTTGGCTAGGATGGGTCCTTTTTCGGGCACAACCAGCGGCACGCCTTTGTAGCAGGCCCTCAACGACGCGTCGGTGTGCAAATCGGGCGCGACCGTTtcaaagattttcttttttgggtTCATCACCGGATCTGGTTTTCTGGTGTAACCGTCGCAATGCACCGGTTCGCCAGGAGTGCAACCGGACGGAGGCAACAAGACCTCGACTCCTTGCTCGCTGCTAGCGCACATCACCATGGCCTCGGAAGTTATTCCTCGCATCTAAAATTCGTTTGTTAATTTGGTGGCTGAAGCGAATATACGAAAATTACTTTGACGGGTTTGAGATTACAAAGTAGGAGGACCACGCGGTCACGTAGGTCTTCAATGGGGACGTGTTTGACTAGTCCCGAACAAACTGTACGCGGCTTGTCTTCACCGCAGTTGATCTTGAGGACGTAGAGAGAGTCGGCGTCCGGGTGTTTCTGCACGTCTTCGACTTTCGCGATTCGGAGGTCTAGGCGGCCGACGTCAACTGGAGGTTCTTCAGTTGGGGGTTCTTTtggtttcttttctttttttgcttTTGCTTCCTTTGTAGGTTTTTCTGCCTCTTTGGGTTTAGAAATTTCTTCTTTTGAAGCCTGAATCGTTGTCGCTACTTTGGCAGTAGCGCCAACAGATTGAGATTGATTCGGAACAGGAATCTGCTGGATTCCATTTTTAGTTTCAAGTTCCACAAGACGCGCCCTCGCTTCTTCAACCGCGACAAGAAGTCGCGCGTTTTCTGCACGCAACTCCTTTGCGACAATATTATTGTATTCGCTATTTAGAGAATGTAACTGCAAGCATTCGATTTAGTCAAGTTTTTTAATGGGCAATATCCAatcctaacctcacttttcaaTTCCTGAATAGCTTGTTTTGCCGTTTCGGCATTCAGTTTAACGCGTTCGATTGACGACATTTTGATACAGTTTCGTATGTTGCTTCTAAAAATATTCACACAATtaaggaataacatttttctgccCAAAGTACTAACCTAACCTATACACGTGCAAAAAGTTTAGGGTTTTAATTTTCCCCCACGTCGCAACTGGTCGcaataaagaaaaatcaaatttagttcaacaaaaatgttttaatatttaaaaatatatataatgCTAGATAGGTGCATCCAGGAGAAACCAACTTGACCTAGCTTCAACTGCTTCTCGCCTAACTATTCTTTTCTTGTCGTCAATCACTTTTCCCAATATCGATAAAACTTCCTGCTTATGCAAAAGCAACTTATATATTGGAAAACTTGATGTACATTCTTCTAAGCACTGTAACGCCAAGATTCTCACTTTCTGCAATTTACAAGTTGCGAgataattattcaaaaatattcacGGCGTTACCATTGACTTGTTGGTGGctgataattttaaaaatcttgtcaaaaattcTGAAAGGTGATCTTCAATGCAACTTTCTTTTCTAACTATAAAATCTTTGATAATCTGGAGTAAAACTGTAACAACTTCACTTTCTTCACATTCGTCTAGACaaagaataattaattttaaaagctgAAATCAAAGTAGGTAATGTCACAACAGTGCAGTTATTTGTAAAACTGAAtgtgttacttttttaaattgtaataaaatagcTTGTTTGGGAGTGAACTCTAGTAAGTATCCGAGAGCTACGAGATACGAACCACGGTCAGGACGATAATTCTCGTACAATCGATTACTAACAACAGTGAAGAATTTTTGTTGGTACAACAACCTTAAAAACACGATAAacaatgattttaaaaaacaattaatacAATACTTACATTCTAATACAGTTACTTTTCAAGCTTAAAGCATCAAAATTGTCGTTCATTACAATTCGAAAACTTCCTGCAACTTCTCTATTTTCATCCAGTAATGTTACCAACTACAactgttaaataaataatctgaatcaaaattaattcaataaaTACTTTATCCGTCCAAAGATTTGCTTTTTCGTGATTCCGCATAACTAAAGCTTTTGTGATCCATGACATGGTTGTTATGTCATTATTACTTTCGTATcgtgttaaataattttgcaacgtattttctaaaaaaataaatataaaaaaatgtacaaatccACCACAAAATGTTTACCGTCacatttgtttaataaatttgataaaagcTGCACAGCAACATTTTTCACAAAGTCATTATTTTTTGTCCTTATTAGCGCCATTAAGTCGTCgagaattttataatcaatttgGACATCTCGTCTTAAACGGCACAACAAACCATCTAATACGAATATACGCACCGATTTAATCAAATCAACTTTTGGGAACTCTTTAAAGAGTATTTCTCTTTGTCTATCGCTAGATTGATTACCAATTATTGATTTTAAGATGAACGCCACACTTTCGACACTTTCTGCTCCTAGATTATCTTCTTCACTTAAAAACCAATCAACGAGAGTACTTATTGTACCTCTTTCAATCAAAACAGACAGAACATTTTCATCTCCATCATGTTTAAGTAATATATTCTTCAAAGAATTAACTGCGGTTTGCCCTAAACTTACATTTTTTCGTAAATATTCAAACAAAATGTCGACAACagtgtttgtgaaaaaacccTGGATCACTATGACACTCAAAGCGTCTAAATAAGCTTCCAAAGTTTGCACATTTGTAATCTCTCCTACACCAATTAGTTTTTCTTTCACTTCATTAGGATAATTTTTCGCTAATTCGTCAAGACAGTTCAGAATCGAATTTCTCACGTCGTTTGTTTGCGGAATTAGCAACAgtttttgcaaattatcgtAAACTGAATACCTCAAATCGATTGACAAAAATTGGGAAATCTGTCTCAAACCATCAAATCCAATCTTTCTTAAGCTGTCATTTTCGTCAACTGAAGCTTTTAGACACAAAATCGGTATCTTATTCAATTCGTCAAACTCtaatttatacaattttactgaactttcaaaaaaattaattaaaacgttcAGGAGCGCTACTTTGTGAGTAGCAGTAGTAGTTATGTTGAATGTGTTTATCAAAATCGGTACTATTTCTTTACTGATAATGGTGCAAGAAGTATGTGATGCTTTAGCCGCGTTAAGTAATATTTTCGCCGACGGTTCAAACAGTCTCGAATCAGGCAATAAATTCCCTTTTAGTGTATCTGAAATATCTTTGACCGTACTATTCAAACTTGAATCtagagatattttttttatcaccgCTACCAGTGTTGATAGACAAGCA from Tenebrio molitor chromosome 8, icTenMoli1.1, whole genome shotgun sequence harbors:
- the AIMP1 gene encoding aminoacyl tRNA synthase complex-interacting multifunctional protein 1 isoform X1 translates to MLFLNCVNIFRSNIRNCIKMSSIERVKLNAETAKQAIQELKSELHSLNSEYNNIVAKELRAENARLLVAVEEARARLVELETKNGIQQIPVPNQSQSVGATAKVATTIQASKEEISKPKEAEKPTKEAKAKKEKKPKEPPTEEPPVDVGRLDLRIAKVEDVQKHPDADSLYVLKINCGEDKPRTVCSGLVKHVPIEDLRDRVVLLLCNLKPVKMRGITSEAMVMCASSEQGVEVLLPPSGCTPGEPVHCDGYTRKPDPVMNPKKKIFETVAPDLHTDASLRACYKGVPLVVPEKGPILAKTLANVPVK
- the Mms19 gene encoding MMS19 nucleotide excision repair protein homolog, yielding MEVDSNLVEEFKHLNKENVEFRKKCAQLAQEITSGQLSIVKLVEELGALLVDVSPSNRELGTWVLTHVLEGLPAKHFDKKQLDFICAFYIDRLKDHHQVVPAVLVGVLALAKFNHFPDGAASQILSAIFQNVACQQQQERDRNNIYKIFEVLLDKCETELCAVGLDYVCGIISAVDGERNPRNLVLLFNWFPKFLKTVNLGHLTEETFEILACYFPVDFKAPTQDPNPITRETLADSLAPCLTAIPQFAEFCFSLALEKLDSSLEIAKLDSLKLLEMGCLTFDNTSYVQHSTEIWSQIQKELFNTPAPVVEAACLSTLVAVIKKISLDSSLNSTVKDISDTLKGNLLPDSRLFEPSAKILLNAAKASHTSCTIISKEIVPILINTFNITTTATHKVALLNVLINFFESSVKLYKLEFDELNKIPILCLKASVDENDSLRKIGFDGLRQISQFLSIDLRYSVYDNLQKLLLIPQTNDVRNSILNCLDELAKNYPNEVKEKLIGVGEITNVQTLEAYLDALSVIVIQGFFTNTVVDILFEYLRKNVSLGQTAVNSLKNILLKHDGDENVLSVLIERGTISTLVDWFLSEEDNLGAESVESVAFILKSIIGNQSSDRQREILFKEFPKVDLIKSVRIFVLDGLLCRLRRDVQIDYKILDDLMALIRTKNNDFVKNVAVQLLSNLLNKCDENTLQNYLTRYESNNDITTMSWITKALVMRNHEKANLWTDKLVTLLDENREVAGSFRIVMNDNFDALSLKSNCIRMLLYQQKFFTVVSNRLYENYRPDRGSYLVALGYLLEFTPKQAILLQFKKLLKLIILCLDECEESEVVTVLLQIIKDFIVRKESCIEDHLSEFLTRFLKLSATNKSMKVRILALQCLEECTSSFPIYKLLLHKQEVLSILGKVIDDKKRIVRREAVEARSSWFLLDAPI
- the FRG1 gene encoding protein FRG1 homolog, producing the protein MSEYEQVRGGKLVLKGEKNKSKKRKHKSKRVHSAPKVDADCVTHGNWWKVTKSEEITGPVAIEFGKHTYVKALDNGLFTLGAPHDEGEGPSPEEILTAVLIDERKVAFKSGYGKYLSAEKDGIVTGRSDAIGAMEQWEPVFESGKMALQSYSNCFMSVNDEDDAIIAADKKAGSAHMLQIRSQTVKDVNPLKDVPAEEQGALEQVEINYVKKFQKFQDKRLRICKEDKSELKKAKEEGSFHETLLDRRSKMKADRYCK
- the SCCRO4 gene encoding DCN1-like protein 4 isoform X2; this translates as MPRSKRRSTTEMSSNEDDRYASKRLRNSSSRRVSRVEEAQSFSQKRCLAWFREYTTPDDPDTLGPEGMEKFCEDIGVEPENVVMLVLAFKMQARQMGFFTKEEWLKGLGEMQCDSIQKLQYRLDYLRCLLNDQNIFKAIYRYAYDFARDKDQRSMDMETAKAMLQLLLGKHWALYTQFSQFLDQSKYKVINKDQWCNILEFSRTIYNDLSNYDVDGAWPVMLDEFVEWLKASRAKVAIS
- the SCCRO4 gene encoding DCN1-like protein 4 isoform X1, giving the protein MPRSKRRSTTEMSSNEDDRYASKRLRNSSSRRVSRVEEAQSFSQKRCLAWFREYTTPDDPDTLGPEGMEKFCEDIGVEPENVVMLVLAFKMQARQMGFFTKEEWLKGLGEMQCDSIQKLQYRLDYLRCLLNDQNIFKAIYRYAYDFARDKDQRSMDMETAKAMLQLLLGKHWALYTQFSQFLDQSKYKVINKDQWCNILEFSRTIYNDLSNYDVDGAWPVMLDEFVEWLKASRAKVAIKS
- the SCCRO4 gene encoding DCN1-like protein 4 isoform X3 — translated: MDNEDSRRVSRVEEAQSFSQKRCLAWFREYTTPDDPDTLGPEGMEKFCEDIGVEPENVVMLVLAFKMQARQMGFFTKEEWLKGLGEMQCDSIQKLQYRLDYLRCLLNDQNIFKAIYRYAYDFARDKDQRSMDMETAKAMLQLLLGKHWALYTQFSQFLDQSKYKVINKDQWCNILEFSRTIYNDLSNYDVDGAWPVMLDEFVEWLKASRAKVAIKS
- the AIMP1 gene encoding aminoacyl tRNA synthase complex-interacting multifunctional protein 1 isoform X2; its protein translation is MSSIERVKLNAETAKQAIQELKSELHSLNSEYNNIVAKELRAENARLLVAVEEARARLVELETKNGIQQIPVPNQSQSVGATAKVATTIQASKEEISKPKEAEKPTKEAKAKKEKKPKEPPTEEPPVDVGRLDLRIAKVEDVQKHPDADSLYVLKINCGEDKPRTVCSGLVKHVPIEDLRDRVVLLLCNLKPVKMRGITSEAMVMCASSEQGVEVLLPPSGCTPGEPVHCDGYTRKPDPVMNPKKKIFETVAPDLHTDASLRACYKGVPLVVPEKGPILAKTLANVPVK
- the LOC138136304 gene encoding SCY1-like protein 2, whose protein sequence is MEVFNKLYSQVSSSVSSTVSQLSGVLPGNPVTREFDATTHIASAGPGLVWKVYKGCKRSTKQEASIFVFEKRQLEKWNKSDREIILESLRRGVTQLTKIRHPQILTVQHPLEESRESLAFATEPVFASLANVLGKTTNMPQPANMSDYKLYDIEIKYGLLQISEGLAFLHNDVKLLHKNVCPESIVINKQGAWKIFGLDFCVHNTNPANLPPSYPHEGFCPTLPDICQSNLEYLAPECVLTQNHSPASDMFSVGMLAYMLNSPGNQPYSPVKDLQQFRARTQQLKNLNLGKLQCVPEALREYVKLLLNVSPEIRPDAHQFIKIPYFDDVGIKTLTYLDSLLQWDNLQKSQFYKGLPEALPKLPQRVKVQRVLSCLSRDLTQPAMVPFVLPSILDIAQECTKEEYCSYVLPHLKPVMKLMEPIQILLIMLQRMELLLKLTPAEDVQQHVLPMLYRGLDSDTPQVHELCLSVLPTFAGLLDHSNVKNSLLPRIKRLCLSTSSLSVRVNCLLCVGRLLEHLDKWLVLDEILPFLPQIPSREPAVLMGILGIYKLAMNHKKLGISKEVIATRILPFLMPLCIENGLTLVQFNALVALVKDMFQLVETEHRTKLEQLNSVKDEQKVLAAAMPSIQPSNKPQELDQAFTGLGLDSFVSMSSGEKQKVAKQQDSFKAFTRQPALEPVKPVATNPISPPKNLASSLMSDWTNANAQGGNVGFGGGAPTMNANMMFTPQQNHFHSPSTWSSNNHANRSNNAPQNWNALDKLLPVNNAKIPMNQMIPQKQPLIPSPNVGLANPNNNALSKDDIMDLLS